From one Chanodichthys erythropterus isolate Z2021 chromosome 3, ASM2448905v1, whole genome shotgun sequence genomic stretch:
- the mlx gene encoding max-like protein X isoform X2, with product MTENSASPEDPWLKTDGGFSDNGFDHSFFADNACKGTLVSRANSIGSTSASSVPNTDDEDSDNRHETPYKESYKDRRRQAHTQAEQKRRDAIKKGYDDLQSIVPTCQQQSDFAMATQKISKATVLQKTIDYIQFLHKEKKKQEEDVSTLRKEVMALKIMKTNYEHIVKAHQNNPQQGSEQVSDQVKFSVFQSIMDSLFQSFSASVSVSSFQELSACVFSWIEEHCKPQTLREYVVTVLQQVNGQLY from the exons ATGACGGAAAACAGCGCGTCGCCGGAGGATCCCTGGCTAAAA ACGGATGGCGGCTTCAGCGACAACGGCTTCGATCACA GTTTCTTTGCTGATAATGCTTGCAAAGGAACTCTGGTGTCAAGAGCCAACAGCATTGGATCCACAAGTGCCTCTTCAGTACCAAACACAG ATGATGAAGACAGTGACAACAGACATGAGACGCCCTATAAGGAGTCGTATAAAGACCGGAGGAGACAGGCACACACACAGGCAGAGCAGAAACGCAGGGATGCCATCAAG AAAGGCTATGATGACCTGCAGTCTATAGTGCCTACATGCCAGCAGCAGTCTGACTTTGCCATGGCAACACAAAAGATCAGCAAAGCTACAGTCCTTCAGAAGA CAATCGACTACATTCAGTTTCTCcacaaagaaaagaagaagCAGGAAGAGGATGTTTCCACACTTAGGAAGGAGGTGATGGCACTGAAAATTATGAAAAC GAACTACGAGCACATTGTGAAGGCTCATCAAAATAACCCTCAGCAGGGCAGCGAGCAGGTTTCAGATCAGGTGAAGTTCAGCGTGTTTCAGAGCATCATGGACTCTCTATTCCAGTCTTTCAGTGCCTCGGTGTCAGTCAGCAGTTTTCAGGAGCTCTCTGCCTGCGTCTTCAGCTGGATTGAGGAACACTGCAAGCCACAG ACGCTGAGAGAGTATGTGGTGACTGTGCTGCAGCAGGTGAATGGTCAGCTGTACTGA
- the mlx gene encoding max-like protein X isoform X1: MTENSASPEDPWLKQTDGGFSDNGFDHSFFADNACKGTLVSRANSIGSTSASSVPNTDDEDSDNRHETPYKESYKDRRRQAHTQAEQKRRDAIKKGYDDLQSIVPTCQQQSDFAMATQKISKATVLQKTIDYIQFLHKEKKKQEEDVSTLRKEVMALKIMKTNYEHIVKAHQNNPQQGSEQVSDQVKFSVFQSIMDSLFQSFSASVSVSSFQELSACVFSWIEEHCKPQTLREYVVTVLQQVNGQLY; encoded by the exons ATGACGGAAAACAGCGCGTCGCCGGAGGATCCCTGGCTAAAA CAGACGGATGGCGGCTTCAGCGACAACGGCTTCGATCACA GTTTCTTTGCTGATAATGCTTGCAAAGGAACTCTGGTGTCAAGAGCCAACAGCATTGGATCCACAAGTGCCTCTTCAGTACCAAACACAG ATGATGAAGACAGTGACAACAGACATGAGACGCCCTATAAGGAGTCGTATAAAGACCGGAGGAGACAGGCACACACACAGGCAGAGCAGAAACGCAGGGATGCCATCAAG AAAGGCTATGATGACCTGCAGTCTATAGTGCCTACATGCCAGCAGCAGTCTGACTTTGCCATGGCAACACAAAAGATCAGCAAAGCTACAGTCCTTCAGAAGA CAATCGACTACATTCAGTTTCTCcacaaagaaaagaagaagCAGGAAGAGGATGTTTCCACACTTAGGAAGGAGGTGATGGCACTGAAAATTATGAAAAC GAACTACGAGCACATTGTGAAGGCTCATCAAAATAACCCTCAGCAGGGCAGCGAGCAGGTTTCAGATCAGGTGAAGTTCAGCGTGTTTCAGAGCATCATGGACTCTCTATTCCAGTCTTTCAGTGCCTCGGTGTCAGTCAGCAGTTTTCAGGAGCTCTCTGCCTGCGTCTTCAGCTGGATTGAGGAACACTGCAAGCCACAG ACGCTGAGAGAGTATGTGGTGACTGTGCTGCAGCAGGTGAATGGTCAGCTGTACTGA
- the psmc3ip gene encoding homologous-pairing protein 2 homolog, translated as MSKKDSSGVAQILAYLNEKNRPYSAQDVFTNLQKQCGLGKTAVVKAMDQLAQEGKIKEKVYGKQKIYFADQSQFADVSDAELKKMDSRIVEISAEVQTISQSCRQLDTELKELNSSLTTAEMKAQIQELQAECSGYRERLDKIKSSTNHVTPEEREKVYKERETYVKEWRKRKRMVSDMVGAILEGYPKSKKQFLEEAGIETDEDHKVTMPNI; from the exons ATGAGCAAAAAGGACAGTTCAG gtgtcGCACAGATCCTCGCTTACCTTAATGAGAAAAACAGACCCTATAGTGCTCAGGATGTTTTTACCAACCTACAGAAGCAGTGTGGTCTGGGCAAAACG GCTGTGGTCAAAGCAATGGATCAGCTTGCCCAGGAGGGAAAGATTAAAGAGAAAGTCTATGGAAAGCAGAAGATCTACTTTGCAGATCAG TCTCAGTTTGCGGATGTGAGCGATGCTGAACTTAAGAAGATGGACAGTCGTATCGTGGAGATCAGCGCTGAAGTACAGACCATCTCTCAGAGCTGCAGGCAGCTGGATACAG AGCTGAAGGAGTTGAACAGCTCATTAACCACAGCAGAGATGAAGGCACAGATCCAGGAGCTGCAGGCAGAGTGTTCTGGGTACAGAGAGCGGctggataaaatcaagtcctCTACAAACCACGTGACCCCGGAGGAGAGGGAGAAG GTTTACAAGGAGAGAGAGACTTATGTGAAGGAGtggaggaagagaaagagaatG GTTTCTGATATGGTTGGAGCTATTTTGGAGGGGTATCCAAAAAGCAAGAAACAGTTTCTG GAGGAGGCTGGAATTGAAACAGACGAGGACCATAAAGTGACAATGCCCAACATCTGA